Within Bacteroidales bacterium, the genomic segment TATCCGGGACGAAAAATACTTTTGTATTTCGACTTAGGAATACCTTTGCCGGTGTCGGTAAGATCGATGTGAACGTAACCGTTTTCCTCCATGATGTTGGCGGTGAACTTTCCACTCGCTCCCATGGCGTCGACGGCGTTTTTGGTAATGTTTTCGATCACCCATTCGAAAAGGTGCAGGTTGATAGGTACATATATTTCTGTTTCGAGACCGGGATTTATCTCGTAATTGATGCGGTGTGAGGTGCGGGTTTTGAGATAGGCGATGCTGTTGTGCACCACCTCCACAATATTATAGGTATCTATTATTGGCACCGACCCAATTTTTGAAAACCGTTCGGCTATTTTCTCAAGCCTGTCAACGTCTTTGGTAAGTTCGGTAACCAGGTCGTCGTCTTTACCATCCATTTTCATTATCTCCAGCCAGGCTATCATCGACGATAGCGGTGTGCCGAGCTGGTGGGCGGTTTCTTTGGCCAGCCCCACCCATACCTGATTTTGCTCGGAACGGCGCGCGGTGCTAAAGAGGAGGTAAGCAGCCACAAGAAACAGTGCAATTATTCCAAGTTGTATCACCGGATAAAGGGTAAGCTGGGTGAGCAGATAGGAGCCTTTGTAAAAAATGTAACTCTTGCCTTGGTCGGCCAGGGTAATCTCGAAGGGCGTATTGCCGCTCTCCATCTGATGGATGGTGCGTTGTAGCATCAGCGTGTCGTCGATTATTTCGGAGGGGAGGTTGCCCCAGGCGCGCACGTTGCGCTTGGTGCTGTCGGTGATAATTACCGGCACCGAGGCGGCATTGATAACCACTTCATCAAAAAACGATTTCACCAGGTCATCGAGCACATCGCGCAACTCGGTGTAGAGGCGCGAATCTTTGTAATACAAATAGCGCTTGCGTTCTTTATAATAACGGAATTCGATGGGCGGGTATCGCGTAAATTCTTCGCGTAAAGCGCCATCGAGAAACATAACCGTGTCTTTGTCGAAGTCGATGTTGGTAGCTTCCAGGATGCGCCCCTCCTCGTCGGTAAGTATCAGCGGGATGGTTTCGTTGCCGCGGATGATAGAAACGTAAAAGTTGAGGTTGGCATCAGGGTCTTCGGTGCGTATCACCTGCTTGTAAGCTTCGGCCAGCAGCTGCACACGTTTGCGATCTTCGACGCGGATTTTTTGAAAAAACTCTTCGATATACGTCACCAGCTTGGTTTTGCTCTGGATGGCGTCGGCCCAGATGCGGATGTTCTTTTTTTCCTCATGTGCCACTTTGTTCACCAGCAAATTGGTGTACCACAGCGAAATGCCGACAATTGCCAGCGCCGCTGCCAGCAACACCAGTTTCCATTTCGTCTTTTGGGCATAGATATTCAAAGTGTGCAGTTTTTCGTAGTATGGCCTTTAACGCGTTTTGCAAATGCTTATTATAAAAAGAGATACCAGAGCCGTGACGCAGCGGGCAGAATAGTGAAAAAAATTTGAGATGCTTTAGCCGAAACTTCCTTATTTTGCACTGATTATTGTTCCGTTCCCGGAATGGCCTGTTGTCGGGCAAGAAGAGGTTTTCAGGTTGGTGAAAGAAAAGAAATGCAATAAGAATTCTTATGATGAAACATCCACACAGTAGTTTTATAAAGATTATGCACCGCAAGGCCGGACAGGCACCGGGCACTTTGGTGGCGCAGGAGCCGGATCAGGAACATCCCACCACGGTGCGCCTTATCACTTTCCGTGAGCAGAATTTTCAGCAGACGGAGATAACGGACGTAGCGCAACTACCCCAACTAATCAGCGCCGACACCACCAATTGGATTCACGTCACCGGGTACGCCGACCTCAGCGTTTTCGAGAAACTTGGCGTGGCATTCAACATCAGCAACCTCACCATCGAAGACGTGCTCAACCCCGGCCATCTGCCTAAATTTGAAGATGCCGGCGATTACCTCTTCCTAACCCTGAAACTGCTTTCGCCCAAAAACGAACAGGGCGAGTATGGTCGCAATCAGATAAGTATGGTGCTGCTGCCTGGCACATTCATCAGCTTTGCGCAATATCCGGCTCTGGCGCTCGAAGAATACATCAGCCGCATCGAAAAGGCTATCGGCACTGTTCGCCAGCGCCACGAAGATTACCTGCTTTATCGTCTTACCGATATTATTGTGGATGAGTATTTTGGGATTTTCGAACAACTCGAAGAACAGATTTTTACCACCGAAGAAGATTTGACAAACGACCCGGCCGTATCGCTTGCCGCCGAAATTAATGCGCTCAAGAAAAACGTTTACTATCTGCGCAAGCAACTCCTCCCGGCCAATGAAGCTGTACGCAAAGTAATGAAAACCGAAAATCCGCTCATCACCAAACCCATCTTCCGCTTCTTCTCCGATGTGATGGACCATCTCGACCACCTGGTGCAACTGCTCGAAGGCTACCGCGAAACCATTACCGGCCTGCTGGAACTGCAAAGTGCCAACAACGCCAACCGCATGAACGAGGTGATGAAAACCCTTACCATGATTGCCACCATCTTTATCCCGCTCACTTTTATTGCCGGCGTTTACGGTATGAATTTCCACTACATGCCTGAACTTGCCTACCCATGGGCTTATCCCGCAGCGCTCGGACTGATGCTCCTCATTGGTGTAGCCATGTACCTCTACATGCGCAAGATGAGATGGTTTTAATTGTTTAAAAGCTTAAAGGCTGATGAAACGACCGTTGACTGCAAGTGCCTGAAACCGTGTAAACAGCGGAAATTATTATTGAAACATTAAAAAGAAAAAAGTAATTTTACGACTCATCAACTTAAAAATAAAATATTATGAAATGGATGAAGAAAAAACTTACAAGTAGCTCTGGCGCACCTGTAGTAGATAACCAAAACGCTATGACAGCCGGCCCAAGAGGACCAATGCTTCTGCAGGATATTTGGTATCTGGAAAAACTAGCTCACTTCGATAGAGAAGTAATTCCTGAAAGACGTATGCACGCCAAAGGATCAGGCGCATTTGGTACATTCACAGTAACTCATGACATTACGAAATACACAAAAGCAAAAATATTTTCGGAGGTAGGTAAAAAAACAGAAATGTTTGCACGGTTTTCAACTGTTGCAGGTGAACGTGGTGCTGCCGATGCTGAAAGAGATCTTCGCGGATTTGCCATGAAATTTTATACCGAAGAAGGAAACTGGGATTTGGTAGGAAATAATACGCCTGTATTTTTCTTAAAAGACCCTATGAAATTTCCTGACCTAAACCATGCTATAAAGCGCGACCCAAAAACAAATTTGAGAAGTCCAAAAAACAATTGGGATTTTTGGACAAGCCTTCCCGAAGCATTGCATCAGGTAACCATTACAATGAGCGACAGGGGGATTCCTCTATCCTACCGACACATGAATGGATATGGCAGCCATACTTACAGCCTGATCAACAGCAGGAATGAAAGGATCTGGGTGAAATTTCATTTTAAAACACAACAAGGCATTAAAAACCTGACAGACCAGCAAGCCGAAGCTGTAGTTGCGAAATGCAGAGAAAGTAATCAAAGAGACTTGTTTGATAGCATCGAAAAAGGCGATTTCCCAAAATGGAATATGAAAATACAGGTAATGACAGACGAGCAAGCCAAAAATCATTATCACAATCCTTTTGACTTAACAAAGGTTTGGCCGCATAAAGAGTTCCCTTTGATTGATGTGGGTGTTTTTGAATTGAATAAAAATCCTGAAAATTATTTTGTAGATGTTGAGCAAGCGGCTTTTAACCCTGCAAATATAGTTACCGGCATTGGTTTTTCGCCCGACAAAATGCTGCAAGGCCGATTGTTCTCTTACGGAGACGCACAGAGATACCGGTTAGGTGTAAACCACCATTTGATTCCTGTAAATAAATCCAGATGCCCATTCTTAAACATGTATCACCGTGACGGCCAAATGAGAACTGACGATAATTACGGTGCAACTCTGGGCTATGAGCCAAACAGTTACGGCGAATGGCAGGAGCAGCCCGAGTTTAAAGAGCCGCCTTTGGAATTAAGCGGAGCTGCCGACCATTGGAATCATCGGGAAGATGACGATGACTACTATTCGCAGGCAGGCAACCTTTTCCGTTTGATGAGCGCAGAACAAAAGCAAGTCCTGTTTGAAAATACTGCAAGAAATATGGGAGATGCTCCTATGGAAGTAAAAACCCGACATATTAAAAATTGTATGCAAGCGGACGAAGCATACGGAAGAGGAGTTGCAAAGGAATTAAAAATTGAACTCTCTGAGGTAAAATAATAACCAGCAGCAGCCTGCAAAGGCAATATCCAATAAGGTTTTCGATTCCATGCCAGAACTTGCCTACCCGTGGGCTTATCCCACAGCGCCCGGGCTGATGCTCCTCATTGGCGTGGCCATGAACCTCTACATGCGCAAGATGAGGTGGTTTTGAATCTTTAAAAGTTGAAAGGCTGATGAAATGACCGTTATCAGGAAGTTTCTTTATTTTTGGACACGAAAAAAATAGATGAAACAAAATCGCGAGTTAACAGAAACAACCTTTAACAGCCAGCATAAAAAAGAAGCAATGAAAATAAAATCCCTTTCAAAAATATTAATAATAGGATGTGTCTTTTTATCAATAACATCCTGTGACCTAGACAACCCGAAAACATCACAAACGCAACAGACTGATGCCGCTGAAGCTTTGGCCAACTGGGAGAATCAAAAGTTTTCGATGTTTATCCATTGGGGACTTTACTCCCTTCCGGCAGGTGTTTGGAAGGGTGAAAAAATCAATGGTTACAGTGAGCAAATAAAGGGACATGCGCGGATTCCGACCGAAGAATACCGAAAATTAGCTACTCAGTTTAATCCAACCAACTGGAATGCCGATTCGGTTGCTTTGCTGGCCCGGAAAGCGGGGATGAAATCTATCGTCATAACCTCCAAGCACCACGATGGCTTTTGTATGTTCGATTCTAAATACACCGCTTTTGATGTGGTTGATGCAACTCCCTACAAAAAGGATGTGCTTAAAGATTTGGCCGACGCCTGTAAACGCCATGACCTTAAGTTCGGCGTCTATTTTTCGCTGATCGACTGGGATTACGAAGGCGCCATGCCTTTTGTTTCTGTACGTAATTCAGATTCGATACCGCCGCAGCATCATCAGTACAATTTGAATCAGATTGAAGAACTGCTGACGAATTATGGTGAAATTTCTGAGATTTGGTTCGACATGGGCGCTCCCACCTATAATCAAAGCAAAGAGATAGCGGCGCTTGTAAAAGAATTGCAGCCCAATTGTATGATCAGCGGAAGGCTTTGGAATGATCAGGGCGATTTTGTGGTGATGGGCGACAATCTTAAACCTGATTTCAAAATGGGCGTTCCCTGGCAAACGCCCGCTTCTATGTTTCCGGAAACCTGGAGCTACCGTTCCTGGCAGGAAAGACCAAGTGTAGAAGCAAAAATTAATGAAAAAATTCACGACTTAATAAGTGTAGTAAGTTTGGGCGGCAACTATTTGCTAAACATCGGCCCCGCGGGAGATGGAACGATTGTCCCTTTTGAAAAGCAAGTCCTGGAAGGTATCGGCCAATGGCACAAAGAAAATGGCGAGGCGGTGTATGGAACAACGACAGCCACGATTGACGCACAAAACTGGGGTCTGATAACTGCAAGAGACGGGAAATTATATCTTCATATCATCCACTTTCCCGAAAACGAAACACTTACAATCGAAGGTTTAAACTCCAATATCAAAAGAGCCTACCTCCTTTCCGATTCAGGTATTTCTCTACAAAGTATGACTAATGATCCAGGGCTTGAGATCGACTTAACAAACATTACAAACAGAGACAAATATGCTACCGTTGTTGTTCTGGAATACGAAGGGGAATTGGGATACACGCCCAAAAATGTAATCTTTCCAAACGAGGAGGGCGCGTTTATTTTAACCCGGGATAACGCAACAGAACTCCATAGTTTCAGTGGGCACGATTATTACTCAACCAAAGCTACCGTTGTAAAAAACAGATGGTATTTAGCTGGTAATAAAAAGGAAGCTTATCAGGTAAATCTTGCTCATTCGAACGACGCCACCGAATCTTTGAAATTATCCGTTAACAATCTAGAATACGTAATTCCATCCTCTGGTGAAGAGAATAAGTTAAAAAATGGGCTTTCCAATCAGACGATTGATGGTGTGAATTTGTATTTGGATAAAATTAATGAAATCGAACTTTCGCTGGAAAATCAAGACAATCCGCACAAAGGATTAAACATTGAAGAGCTGAAAATTGAGATTAAATAGAAAAACGAATGCTCGATAGGCCATGTCGGTTTTACGGGGCTGGGAAGAAGAACCAGGTTTCGGAAATTAAATATCTTTGTTCAAAAACGAATATTTATGAGTTTAGCATTACGAAATAATACAATTGATAAATTTCCTGGTTTTCTTAAAGAAAAGAATGCCAGAGCCATTTCCACTTTTTTGTACATCAGATAAAAGTATATTGTTATGGAATCCTTAAGAATTGAAATAATCAATCCAAAAGCAAAACGGTTGCTTAAAAGCCTGGCTGATCTTGATCTAATCAGGATAAAAAAAGTGCAAGTCAAATCTGATTTTTCTGAATTACTTAAAAAATTAAGAAGTCAATCTGAAGACGCCCCTTCTTTAGAAGAAATCACTAAAGAAGTTGAATCGGTTAGAAAGTCCCGATATGAAAAGTAAAAAGATCATTCTTGACACGAATCTTTGGATTAGCTTTCTTATCGCCAAAGATTTTAGCTTTTTAGATGAGTATATCGAAACTGGAAAAGTAAAACTTGTTTTCTCTAAAGAGTTAATTCAGGAATTTTTGGTAGTCTCTCACCGGCCAAAATTTCAAAAACACTTCACCTACAAAGACATTGAACACTTGCTTCTTATTTTTGACAAATTTGGAGTTTTAGTGGAAGTAACTTCTAAATTAAAACTCTGCCGAGACAATAAAGATGATTTTTTATTAAACCTCGCAACTGACAGCAATGCCGACTACCTTGTTACCGGGGACAATGACTTACTTGAAATAAAAAATGTACAAAAAACGAGAATCCTTACCATTAGTGAATTGAGAGAGGGACTCGCATAATTATGGATTTAACACCGATTAAAACAGAAGTGGATTAGAGATCAGCATTGAAAAGATTAGAAGGGATTTTTGATGCAAACCTGGCACTCCGAAGAGTGAAAAGCTTGAAATAATTGGGTTAATTGTTGACGGTTATGAAAACAAACATTATCCAATCGAATCAGCCTCAGGCAGCCCGGCTATAATACACATCATTTGCACGCTGAACCTAAGGCGTCACTTCAACGATTACTTCCGTTTGTGCAAGTATTCCAAAAAGCGGAGTTCTTTTTTGATACAAACTGCTGGGTATTTGTTCTTTCAACAATACATTATCTGAATTGAAAACCGGAAGCTTTTTCATTATTTCAATGACCATTTCAATATCTTTTAACTCAAAAGATTCAGTCTTAGGAATCTTCCGTGAACTTCCAATGTAAGTTATTTGTCGCGGTGTGATTCTTTGAATTTCGAATTTTTTTCCTGCACCAATACCTTCAAAACATCCAAGTTCTTCAAGTTTTTCTTTTATCGATTCAACGACGACTGAAGACGGCTTCGTTATAAATTTTTCATTTACTGTGAAATTGCTCATGTGTGTAGAAATAAGTTTTTTTTAAAATGTGAATCAGTTTGTGTGTAGTCCTTTTAGTTGTTTCCAGACATGAATGTTTTAATTCTATCAATAAAACCGGCTACTTCATAATTTTTATCATCGATTTCATTATCATTTCCAAGTTGGAAATGCGCCAAATCATTTAAGCCAAATTTAGTTTTATTGATACCAAAATATTTTTCAGGTCTAATTTTATGGGTACAAATCCCATGTTTCGCAAGATAGCATAAAATCTGTTCCCCATGTCGGACGCAATAATTACCTTATCTTACTGATGCTTATCCTTTTGCTGTTCCACAAAAAACAAAATCCAAATTTACTTTTAATAGAACTTTAAGCAGATCACTTATTTCAGAGCTTCTGACCCGACCCTCCCCCTTGACCACGCTAACCGTGTCATTTCCACCGAAGGGAGAAATCTGATGCCTTTATCCGTTGAGCAAAAATTTTACTTAAACACCACTT encodes:
- a CDS encoding HAMP domain-containing sensor histidine kinase, with the protein product MNIYAQKTKWKLVLLAAALAIVGISLWYTNLLVNKVAHEEKKNIRIWADAIQSKTKLVTYIEEFFQKIRVEDRKRVQLLAEAYKQVIRTEDPDANLNFYVSIIRGNETIPLILTDEEGRILEATNIDFDKDTVMFLDGALREEFTRYPPIEFRYYKERKRYLYYKDSRLYTELRDVLDDLVKSFFDEVVINAASVPVIITDSTKRNVRAWGNLPSEIIDDTLMLQRTIHQMESGNTPFEITLADQGKSYIFYKGSYLLTQLTLYPVIQLGIIALFLVAAYLLFSTARRSEQNQVWVGLAKETAHQLGTPLSSMIAWLEIMKMDGKDDDLVTELTKDVDRLEKIAERFSKIGSVPIIDTYNIVEVVHNSIAYLKTRTSHRINYEINPGLETEIYVPINLHLFEWVIENITKNAVDAMGASGKFTANIMEENGYVHIDLTDTGKGIPKSKYKSIFRPGYTSKKRGWGLGLSLAERIIKNYHRGKIYVKTSGIDKGTTFRITLRKNIGKT
- the corA gene encoding magnesium/cobalt transporter CorA; amino-acid sequence: MMKHPHSSFIKIMHRKAGQAPGTLVAQEPDQEHPTTVRLITFREQNFQQTEITDVAQLPQLISADTTNWIHVTGYADLSVFEKLGVAFNISNLTIEDVLNPGHLPKFEDAGDYLFLTLKLLSPKNEQGEYGRNQISMVLLPGTFISFAQYPALALEEYISRIEKAIGTVRQRHEDYLLYRLTDIIVDEYFGIFEQLEEQIFTTEEDLTNDPAVSLAAEINALKKNVYYLRKQLLPANEAVRKVMKTENPLITKPIFRFFSDVMDHLDHLVQLLEGYRETITGLLELQSANNANRMNEVMKTLTMIATIFIPLTFIAGVYGMNFHYMPELAYPWAYPAALGLMLLIGVAMYLYMRKMRWF
- a CDS encoding catalase encodes the protein MKKKLTSSSGAPVVDNQNAMTAGPRGPMLLQDIWYLEKLAHFDREVIPERRMHAKGSGAFGTFTVTHDITKYTKAKIFSEVGKKTEMFARFSTVAGERGAADAERDLRGFAMKFYTEEGNWDLVGNNTPVFFLKDPMKFPDLNHAIKRDPKTNLRSPKNNWDFWTSLPEALHQVTITMSDRGIPLSYRHMNGYGSHTYSLINSRNERIWVKFHFKTQQGIKNLTDQQAEAVVAKCRESNQRDLFDSIEKGDFPKWNMKIQVMTDEQAKNHYHNPFDLTKVWPHKEFPLIDVGVFELNKNPENYFVDVEQAAFNPANIVTGIGFSPDKMLQGRLFSYGDAQRYRLGVNHHLIPVNKSRCPFLNMYHRDGQMRTDDNYGATLGYEPNSYGEWQEQPEFKEPPLELSGAADHWNHREDDDDYYSQAGNLFRLMSAEQKQVLFENTARNMGDAPMEVKTRHIKNCMQADEAYGRGVAKELKIELSEVK
- a CDS encoding alpha-L-fucosidase → MKIKSLSKILIIGCVFLSITSCDLDNPKTSQTQQTDAAEALANWENQKFSMFIHWGLYSLPAGVWKGEKINGYSEQIKGHARIPTEEYRKLATQFNPTNWNADSVALLARKAGMKSIVITSKHHDGFCMFDSKYTAFDVVDATPYKKDVLKDLADACKRHDLKFGVYFSLIDWDYEGAMPFVSVRNSDSIPPQHHQYNLNQIEELLTNYGEISEIWFDMGAPTYNQSKEIAALVKELQPNCMISGRLWNDQGDFVVMGDNLKPDFKMGVPWQTPASMFPETWSYRSWQERPSVEAKINEKIHDLISVVSLGGNYLLNIGPAGDGTIVPFEKQVLEGIGQWHKENGEAVYGTTTATIDAQNWGLITARDGKLYLHIIHFPENETLTIEGLNSNIKRAYLLSDSGISLQSMTNDPGLEIDLTNITNRDKYATVVVLEYEGELGYTPKNVIFPNEEGAFILTRDNATELHSFSGHDYYSTKATVVKNRWYLAGNKKEAYQVNLAHSNDATESLKLSVNNLEYVIPSSGEENKLKNGLSNQTIDGVNLYLDKINEIELSLENQDNPHKGLNIEELKIEIK
- a CDS encoding putative toxin-antitoxin system toxin component, PIN family, encoding MKSKKIILDTNLWISFLIAKDFSFLDEYIETGKVKLVFSKELIQEFLVVSHRPKFQKHFTYKDIEHLLLIFDKFGVLVEVTSKLKLCRDNKDDFLLNLATDSNADYLVTGDNDLLEIKNVQKTRILTISELREGLA